The sequence CAACAATTTTTAGTGTCCTCCATAGTTGGCTCTCTGAGGTACTCTGCTCCAAACACCTTCACCATAGTGCGTGCAAAAGTGCATCGTGGTGCTCAAGACTATGGTCTCTCCCATCCGGACCTCAGTATCAATGGCATATGCGAGCTTACCATAAGCAAGCACCCCGAGAGCAGCCTTGCATTTCCATAGAGGGGAGAAAGAAAGTTGTCCGCAACAATCCTTCCTTAGGTTGAAGTTGTCATCAACCTTCCCCACGATAGTCATGACGCGCAAGAACAATTCTCGACTCATCCAGAAGCGACGTCAAAAGAAACCTTCATGGTATGTTGGCTCCATTGTGAAGTAGTCCGTGTACAGAAGCCGTGCGCCGGCAATCCTATCCCAGGGAATAACTATCCGACCCTTTATGGAACCCTTGAAGTTTTGTACGTGCTCCTCTGCCTTCTCCATCttctcttggatgctcatcatcatcatttcaGCATCTTCGTCGCCCGAATCCGAAGAATCGATGAACTCGTTGAATATGAATTCCTCAAGGTCTGTGTTTCCATAGCCATCATTCCAGGAGGAGCCCATCGGTGACCTACAAAGGACCAAAGAATCAAAAAACTGCTCGGACATTTCATCAAACACATAGACCGCGGGGTGTATATCCCGAGGAGTTGGACGTATCAGAGCGATGTTCATTGGCAGTGACCTTGTCCGGTGGCGGCATACAGCGGCATTGTGGGTTCGCGCCTCCAATTGCGAAGTTGTGGGTTGGGGACAACGGCAAACAACGATGTGGTGGAGTAATGATGGCGGTTGTGTGGACAAGgaagaaaagagaaggggaacatgGCATATCGggcaaggagggggggggggggcgtcttcAAACGAATTGGGGGGCCTTTGTGATCAATCCTATGTGGCACTCGTGTTCGGGCGCTTCCGGGCGTCTCCATATCCACCCCCGTATGGACTGGGTATGGGGGTTGCCTTTTCGGTAAGACATTTGGCTAGATTTGTAGATACtctagaaggaaaaaaaggaaaaatctcGGACCAGACCGTTGGGCAACCAAGGCTGCCAGGCGGGCCATATAATatatatgacaggtgggcccacatGTCACTCTGTGCGTttggtttattcggtttacatggttcggtTTACACGGTTTTTTGGTTTGTATAGTATTAATACTTTGATAAAtacggtatgaaattaaaatacggtCCGGTTTcagtatataccaaattattttagtatgatttcggtatataccataataaccaaagttgacgcgaatttgaaaatgaccTAATAACAATttacaaatttatgactcaaaacacatactattttACACAAATTGTATATAACTATATATACAAGTATATATGCATGAATGCATTTATCCGTTGATGGTTATGGATGTGCTTAGCATTTTTTAAAgagaaaaatgactatgttacGAGAAAAATGTACGTGCTTGGTAGTGAATTTGACTTATGTACAAGAAAAATGATAACTTGTATGGTTGTTCGCCTCAAGAAATATAAATAAATTTTTTACTctggtttattcggttaaccattcGGTTTTCCGGTATATATATCATAAAAACAAAATTCAAAATGATACGAATAGTCCGTACCATATCAAAACCAGAAACTATAAAAGCCGTAAAATTGGTTCAGTTTGGTTTATTTTTGGTATGGTTGTGTACAGAGTGACCCACATGTCAGTATATGCGGCTGAAATTAACAAAATTGCAGCCCTGATTTCAAATCCCGCAAGCCGCCGCTTGCTCGGTTGCTTCTCGTCCCGGCGGCGGGCCACCGACCCTACCAATAcacccatggccgccgccgccgaccaccagCACGGCCACAtcgacaaggagaaggagaaggagctcCTCTCATCGGTGGTTGGCGACATCCGCTGTTACTCCGGTTCCGACCCCCTCCGCCCATGGCTCCGGTACGGCCCTGCTCCCAATCTCCGCGCCTACCCGCACTGCGCCCCTCCCTTCCTCCTCTCTGATCGAATCGATTCCGTTTTACAGGGGGATCCGGAGGCTGGAGGGGGCGCTACCTCCGGCGACGCTGCGGGAGAAGCTACCGAGGTTCCTCCAGAAGTGCGCCGAAGAGTTCCAGGACGAGCCCCGGTACCGCGACGACCCACGGTACCTCCGCGTCTGGATCCAGATGGTGAGCCACCTGCTGTTACCGTAGTACCGGCTGACTACGTGAGGATTTCATTTCGTTGGGGATGTACTGAGAGATGTTGAGATTGATTGGTATATTTAACGGCAGACTATCTGTTTGCTAATTTGCCATGTTAGGAGTTGCCTCCTACTGAATGTTCTCGGTGAAACACCACAGTTATTGAGCTCCCTTTCGCTCGCGTTCTCTTTGAGATAGGAATATTCTCTTGGATTGTTGCGAGGTCATATTGTGATTGCATGGTGTTGATGGTGTAGATGGACTATGTGAAGGACGCAAAGCCATTGCTGAAGAAGTTGGAGACGAACAGAATAGGCCTCAAGAGAGCTGCGTTTTATATGGCTTACGCGATATATTATGAGAAGCGTAGGAGGTTTCAGGACGCAGAGCAGATGTACCGCGTGGGAATCCAGAAGTAATCTCTTACCCGCCACGTTGTAGAGGATGCTGTCGTTTGCTTCTACACTTTGTTATTATTGTCTGAATATAAATCTGATTATGTAAACCTGAGTACTTAATATAAGTGTTCAATAGCCTTGCAGAGCCTATCGAGGAGTTACACAAATCACATGATCAGTTTATCTATCGCATGGAGTTATACCAGAAGAGGAAAGATAAAGTATGGCTCTCACTTCACCTTGGCAAATATTGTGTGTATGCAATCCTTTCTTATTATATGCATTTCATCTGCAGGAAGGAATGCCTAACAGAGTTAAACCACTTCCTAAATGTGCAAACCAAGTTGATGGTacgtttagaaagaaaaaaaaactttaccCGGGCTATCTAAATCAGTTTCTAGTGGAACTTACATGTCATTGGGAATATGCTGCAGGTCAAAGCAGAAATTATACAGAACTTAAGTCCAATCCAGTGCAAAAATTGGGAAGTAGTTCAAATTCTTCATTGTGCCGTTATCCTCCATTAGGTCATGCTAAAGATGGTGTACCATCCAGAGGCACCTCAGGAGATAACAAGAATTTGTCTCGTTGTAATAGTGATGATACTGCAGTTGTACGATTTGTTGGCTCTGCATTGGTTGGAAAGTCAGAAACTGAAGATGCTTGTCATCATGGCCTCGTTGAACCAACTATAAACTTGAAGGAGGCTATGGATGACATCAATAGCATGTTTCTAGAGCCAGTGGAACCCGAGACAATGCTCAAGAAACGCTTGAAGCGTGATCAACCAAAGTTTAATCAGCAGGCAAGTGCACTTCATATCTTTGTTGATGAAGAACAACTTAACAGTAGTGATTCAAACACTCTCCATGGCAAGAACACAATGTCAGTCCATCCAAAGTTCAGTCAACAAACAAGTGCATTTGAAATATTTGTTGATGAAGATTGTCCTAATGCTACCAACCAAAATGTGGGCCAAAACAGGAAAAGTAACAAGGAAAACAATCAACAAACAAGTGGGTTTGAATTCTTTGTTGATGAAAATGAGCCTAAGGGCAATGATCAAAATGTCATGTGTCACAAGAACACTAGGTGTCCTCGACCATTACATGATTCAGCAAGGCAGCAGGGCATGGGTGACTTCCAAAAGCTATTTGTGGGAGGGTTTGCAATATTGGCGGATGATGAAGATGAACAATGTGCGAACAACGATGATGGTGTTAGGATAAATTCCAGAAGTATGCATCCTCATAATAAGCTTACTATGCTCCATGCAGAACAAGCTGATAAAGAAACAAGACATGGCGAAGGTGAGATTCCTTTAAATTTTGGACTTCGAGAAGACACAATCATTCGTAGGTTTGTGGGATCTGCTGTTGTTGATGAGCCTAAAGTGGAAAATGCATGCCACCATGGGTTAGTTGATCCAACCATCAATTTGAAGGAGGCTATGTCTGATATAAACAACATGTTTGGAAAACCACTGAACTTCCAGGATGGTAAAAAACCAAACAGGAAAACGAATGCAGTATCAGAGAGAAAAGCAGCTCCTGTTTCTGGTTTCTCCATATTAGCTGATGATGACATTAGCAAGGACCCTGCTGCTAAAGACAAATCAAGCAATTCCTGTACATTTGGATCTGAGAGTGGTCTATTTGAGCCCACTATCACTACCCGCAACGTCATGTCGGAGATCAATGAAATGTTTGGAATGTCACTTGACTTCTAAGGCACTTGCTTAGAGGGAATTTAATTATTCAACAGGTACTGTTTGTCCTGCACCTTGTCACTCTTTTCTTGAGACTCCTTGTATTCTGCATTCAAGATGTGAAATGTGCTGCATATTTCGTCTAAAAATGAAAAAATGCAATCAATATGGAATATATGTACTACCATTTGGTGATATAATAGCTTGGGATTCAGTTGAACTCTTTGGTGCATAGTTGGCGACTGGTGAATATTTCAAAAACTGATCATTCGCGTTTATCGTTCTTATGTTTGAATGTGCGTTTTCCTTGATAAAATTAGGACGAGCAAAATGGTGACTAGCTTGGTTATTCATATCGCCTTGATATCGTGATGTTTTTGCTCTTACCTGAAAAATGCTTCTCTTGACGCAGGTGCAGAAGATGCACAGAAAATGTTACAAGATCACCCCTCTGGTGATCCAGGGTGCAGAAACCGGGAATGTACCATGCCTGTGGTGTTCTCGCTGATGTCATAATTTTCCAGGATATTTTCCACAAAATGAGCTTCCAAATCTTTGTTTAGCACCAGGCCCTTGAGTTTTGTACCATATGAATGCTGGTATAAGTTAAATTGTTCCCTCAGGATTTGAGGTCACAGAACATTTTGTTCTCCCCACTGTATTTTGTTCATTAGATCCTTGGTTAGCATTGGTGATGCTGCCCATTACAATGACTTTCTCTTTGTTGGAAGGCACTGCCAGTCCATTATCAAACTCTGTCCCCGCTTTGCTTGTGTTTTTGCTGCTTGTACTGAAGGAATTTTACAGAATAAAAAATACAGTTCCAAACAGTGCCTACACTCTTACATTTGTTTTTGCGAGTACACTTATTTATGGCCATTAAGGTTTTACTTTCCATTTTTGTGCTGTTTGTTGACAACATGTTGCAGGTTTCAATTGGGGAGACTGACGTGAAACAACTAGTGCACTAGCATCAAGGATCAAAGCCTACAGTAAGAATTTATTTATTTTGGCATATTTAGATAGGTAATGAAACATAGATTAATCGCTGGTGCACTAGCATTGTTAATCCCTATCCAAATAAGAGTGACGCCTCTACAGACCTAAACAGGTGCACCAAGAAGAAGCTGACGGCATATGATGAACCAGTCCTAACTGGTTTGTTGACGTTTTGGATTGGCTCAGATTCATGGCTGCCCGGTGTTGCCAGATGACCACTCTTTCGTGAGTGAATCTATGGTGATTGCTGCAGGTGCTGCGGTCTTGTCGCTTCTGTGCTGAGTGAGTAGGCCACCACACCTCCATCTGGTACTCACTTACATATGCAGTATATTTAGATTCAGTTGTCacaaagatgcatccatcaacaacAGAGCTTAATCTCTAGAGATACaaagaaaaaagggaaaggaaCGATAGGTAGGCAGTACGAATACTACTACTAGTCTAATCCATGCATGGCTTCCTGGGTCACGAAAGCGTACATGTCCTGGCTATAAATCTCCACTGTACATACACATGCAGGGTTCCCAAGTTTGCATGAATTTTACAGGAATTCGACAGGGTCCAGTGAAAAAAAAACCCGTGAATATCGTGATTAAGATTTTCGCTTTATATGCTAGAGAAAAATCATGGTAGCTTACAGATAGTTAGATTAAGTTTCAGGAACGTACGCACAAACGAATATGGTGGTCCAGATTTTTGGTTTATGAACACTAGGCTGCATGTAAACCAATGCTTGGCGTTGTCGAACTTCATTTTTCACAATAAGAAACACGATGGTTAAAAAAATTAAAGGATGGGAGGAGAAACTTGTTGGATAATGAGCAACTACTATTtcctgagggccaaaggccattacatatacatgtgtgtcAAAGTGCAGAAAATCCCTTATACAACGGGGATATACCGAAAAggaactatacacatctaacatcccccctcaaactcatggtggatcaacaacactgagtttggagaggaaaaaggtatgctgcgctcgagtctgtgccttcgtgaagaagtcagccAATTGTAACTCCGAGGGCACATAGTGAAGggcgagagtctgatcctgcacagcagcacgcacaaagtgggcatccacaccgatgtgcttggtgagctcatgcttcaccgggtcacgcgcaatactgatagcaccagtactgtctgacagtaagggagtcgaggtagtagcCAGCACACCAAAATCTTCAAGTAACCATCgcaaccagatcacctcagccgtcaacatagccatggctcgcaactcagcctctgtactcgagcgagaaactgcagtctgtttctttgtcttccaggcaatcagagagccaccaagaaagacacagtaagcagacagcgagcgtcgatcagagggatcactagcccaggtagcatcagagtaaGCCTGGAGCTCAAGAGAATTGGAGCGAGGAAAGAAAAGGCgttgagagatcgtgccacgaagatatcgtagaacacggaggaggtgactatagtggacagaggtgggggctgaaacaaactgactTAGGATGTGAAcgggataggagatgtcaggacgtgtaacagcaagatagacaaggctaccgacgaggtgacgatagcgagtgggattaggaagagggtcaccatcagaggcacgaagctgaacgttgagctccataggagtcacaacagTGCGGTCATCACTGAGAGCAgctcgagcaagaagatcctgaatgtatttctcttgagagatgtagaagccatcagaggtggaggagatctcaatcccaaggaAATAgcaaagaggaccaagatcagtcatAAGGAACTGCTCGTGAAGGCAGGCCTTAACAAAGGCGATGTAATCAGtgtcgtcaccagtgatgatcatgtcatcaacatagagaaggagaagagtccgatCACGAGGAGACGTGTGAATAAACAGCGCGGGATCATGgtcactgggcaagaaaccagtCGCGGTCACCACAGAtgcgaagcgctcaaaccaggcgcgaggggcctgtttgagaccatatagagagcggcgaagtctacagaccataccatcaggagcatagtacccctgtggtggctgcatataaacctcctcacgtaACTCGCCAGTGAGAAAagcgttctgaacatcaagttgagagataggCCACTAACGAACAGAAGCCACAACAAGaagagtgcggacagtggtcatgtgggccacaggagcgaaagtctcatcataatcgcgcccctgctcctgctgaaaaccacaggccacaagacgagctttttagcgctcaagagaaccatcggagcgagtcttaagcttgtagacccacttgcaggtgatgggacggaCACCGGAAGGGAGGGGAACgagatcccatgtgccagagcgctcaagggcagcaagctcctcggccatcgcaagctgccattcaggctgagtcatggcagtgCGATAGGAAGTAGGCTCAGGCAAGACAGAGAGACCGTACCGATCAAGGGAGTAGCGATCAGGCGGagggcgaggccgagcacggaggTTATGAACCGGAGGGGGTGTGAGAGGAGGTGCACCCGAGGTGGAAGGCTCGTCAGAGGCAATATCCTCAGTACGAGAACGccgagtatagtggagaggaaacGGTGAGAGAGGGCGACGGACTGGAGAGGATGggggagaggtggaggaggagggagaagacaggGTCGGAGGTGAATGAGAAGGAAGGAAAGGTGCCGGAGGAGGAGGTGACACAtgaggcacatagcagggtgtatcGGGGAGAAGAAGGAAAGAAAGGTCGTCCACAGAGAAGCTCGAGGGAGAAGAACGTGGGTAGTAAGAGCAAGACTCGTCAaaagtcacatcacgcgagatgcgcaagcgacgacccactggatcccaacaccgatagcccttgtgctcatcattgtagccaaggaaaacacactcgactgactgagcagtcagtttggtgcgttcgcggggggggggggggggcaagaagaacatagcagacgcatccaaacatacgaagagctgagtagtcaggagagcgaccggtgagacactccataggaatgccaccctgcagagcagtcgatggctgaatgttgatgagataggtggatgcggAAACAGCCTCAACCCAAAAATGGGGTGGAAGGGAAGCAGCAATCATcagcgcacgagccgtctcaagcaaaTGACGATGCTTTCGCTCGgcaacaccattctgagcatgggcACCCGGAcaggagaactgggcaagagtaccctattccgcgagaaaaccacgcacactagtaggataaggtaactgagtctgtttgccaagtctgcagccattacaatgtaaggagacatctccagatacagaccctaagaggccctgacgaactaaggaagacaagcgagagccatagatgtgaccaaggcgatgatgccactgctggaaggacgcagacgaagaggcggcaagagcatgagagctggcatcagtggtggcagcggaaggaacacaaagccagtcaacctcccaaaggccctctgactcacggcgccgggggccagcaccaaccaaaaccttggtgcgacgatcctgaatggagcaagagtcggtatcaagaatgacacgacaaccagaatcagtaagttgggcagcggaaaaaagattcatggtaaggcgaggaacatgtgaaacactcggaacagaaaaagatggagtggaaagaataccacg comes from Triticum aestivum cultivar Chinese Spring chromosome 5B, IWGSC CS RefSeq v2.1, whole genome shotgun sequence and encodes:
- the LOC123111313 gene encoding probable inactive serine/threonine-protein kinase bub1 — its product is MAAAADHQHGHIDKEKEKELLSSVVGDIRCYSGSDPLRPWLRGIRRLEGALPPATLREKLPRFLQKCAEEFQDEPRYRDDPRYLRVWIQMMDYVKDAKPLLKKLETNRIGLKRAAFYMAYAIYYEKRRRFQDAEQMYRVGIQNLAEPIEELHKSHDQFIYRMELYQKRKDKEGMPNRVKPLPKCANQVDGQSRNYTELKSNPVQKLGSSSNSSLCRYPPLGHAKDGVPSRGTSGDNKNLSRCNSDDTAVVRFVGSALVGKSETEDACHHGLVEPTINLKEAMDDINSMFLEPVEPETMLKKRLKRDQPKFNQQASALHIFVDEEQLNSSDSNTLHGKNTMSVHPKFSQQTSAFEIFVDEDCPNATNQNVGQNRKSNKENNQQTSGFEFFVDENEPKGNDQNVMCHKNTRCPRPLHDSARQQGMGDFQKLFVGGFAILADDEDEQCANNDDGVRINSRSMHPHNKLTMLHAEQADKETRHGEGEIPLNFGLREDTIIRRFVGSAVVDEPKVENACHHGLVDPTINLKEAMSDINNMFGKPLNFQDGKKPNRKTNAVSERKAAPVSGFSILADDDISKDPAAKDKSSNSCTFGSESGLFEPTITTRNVMSEINEMFGMSLDF